In Rahnella sikkimica, the following are encoded in one genomic region:
- a CDS encoding gluconate 2-dehydrogenase subunit 3 family protein: MKRRHFLTSMAVLLFSAALKVKAKIFSGGMPWIIHSVRPPKPVVAGEWTFFTAEEVSLIETLADRIIPADELSIGGKEAGCAVFLDRQLSGDYGNAVTTYRLGPVIQDGLPQAGPQYKDTPAERYRLGLAALNGVAKARNAGKSFTELTGEEQDDLLRRVESGEIPLTGVNGQLFFNMLVQNMREGFFSDPLYGGNKDMAGWKMVGFPGARYDFRDVIDRRGEDLHIEPVSMLTRYEKS, from the coding sequence GTGAAACGCAGACACTTTCTCACCTCGATGGCGGTGCTGTTATTCAGTGCGGCCTTAAAGGTTAAAGCCAAAATTTTCTCCGGCGGTATGCCGTGGATTATCCATTCGGTTCGTCCGCCAAAACCGGTGGTTGCCGGTGAATGGACATTTTTCACCGCAGAAGAAGTCAGCCTGATTGAAACGCTGGCCGACCGGATTATTCCGGCCGACGAACTGAGCATAGGCGGGAAAGAGGCGGGTTGCGCGGTATTTCTTGACCGCCAGCTGAGCGGCGATTACGGCAACGCGGTCACGACTTACCGTCTCGGGCCGGTGATTCAGGACGGTTTACCGCAGGCCGGACCGCAATACAAAGATACGCCAGCCGAACGCTACCGGCTGGGGCTGGCTGCGCTGAACGGCGTGGCGAAAGCGCGTAATGCGGGCAAAAGTTTCACCGAACTGACCGGTGAAGAGCAGGACGATTTACTGCGCCGCGTGGAATCCGGCGAGATCCCACTGACCGGCGTCAACGGCCAGCTGTTCTTCAATATGCTGGTGCAGAACATGCGCGAAGGCTTCTTCTCTGACCCGCTTTACGGCGGCAATAAAGACATGGCAGGCTGGAAAATGGTGGGATTCCCCGGCGCGCGGTATGACTTCCGCGATGTCATCGACCGCCGTGGTGAAGACCTGCATATCGAACCCGTCAGCATGCTGACCCGATACGAAAAATCATAA
- a CDS encoding aspartate/glutamate racemase family protein, whose amino-acid sequence MRITCLHTADSNIAVFENAAQELGLNHHEFRHISRPDLLAAAERAGGLTPEILEQTAQVLLALSQDCDRVLLTCSTLGAAAAVAAENTQVPVLRVDQALAEAAMKTAGKVVVLCAVETTLGPTGQLFEQTEKHPDAALEMRLVAGAWGKFKQGDLAGYWQTVAAAADAAFREGAAAVVLAQASMTGAAQFTQRGKPLTSPECGLKAVVAG is encoded by the coding sequence ATGCGCATCACTTGTTTACACACGGCAGACAGCAACATCGCGGTTTTTGAAAATGCAGCACAGGAACTGGGGCTGAATCACCATGAATTTCGCCATATTTCCCGCCCGGATTTACTGGCGGCGGCAGAACGCGCTGGCGGGCTGACGCCGGAGATCCTTGAACAAACGGCGCAGGTATTGCTGGCGCTGAGTCAGGACTGCGATCGCGTTCTGCTCACCTGCTCAACGCTGGGCGCAGCCGCTGCGGTCGCCGCTGAAAATACGCAGGTGCCGGTTTTGCGTGTTGATCAGGCGCTGGCCGAAGCCGCAATGAAAACGGCCGGAAAAGTGGTGGTGTTATGTGCGGTGGAAACCACGCTCGGCCCAACCGGACAGCTGTTTGAACAGACAGAAAAACACCCTGACGCCGCGCTGGAAATGCGTCTGGTAGCCGGAGCCTGGGGTAAGTTTAAGCAGGGAGATTTAGCAGGGTATTGGCAGACGGTCGCCGCAGCGGCGGACGCGGCATTTAGGGAGGGCGCAGCCGCCGTGGTGCTGGCTCAGGCATCGATGACCGGCGCGGCACAGTTCACGCAAAGGGGTAAACCGCTCACCAGCCCGGAATGTGGCCTGAAAGCCGTAGTGGCGGGCTAA
- the pbpG gene encoding D-alanyl-D-alanine endopeptidase produces the protein MHVKIRLLVLSLFALNTGLLSAPAAFAAKHEQAVTPIVQIASGSAMVVDLKTHEVIYSRNPDEVRPIASLTKLMTAMVTLDANLPLDEVINVDISNTPEMRGVFSRVKLNSEITRRQMIQLALMSSENRAAASLAAHYPGGYSAFINAMNAKAKSLGMTHTHYAEPTGLSPRNVSTARDLTRLLLASQRYPLIGQLSTTAEKTAVFSHPAYALPFRNTNHLVMNPSWSIQLTKTGYTDIAGHCLAMRTTINGKPVTLVVMDAFGKFTAFADANRLRTWMETGKTVPVPQIAKNYRKQKEQQKTQPSVEEAED, from the coding sequence ATGCATGTGAAAATCCGTCTTCTGGTTCTGAGCTTATTCGCCTTAAATACAGGCCTGTTGTCTGCACCTGCCGCCTTCGCTGCAAAGCACGAGCAGGCAGTCACCCCCATTGTTCAAATTGCTTCCGGCAGCGCGATGGTGGTGGATCTTAAAACCCATGAAGTGATTTATTCCCGAAATCCGGATGAGGTGAGGCCGATTGCCTCCCTGACCAAACTGATGACCGCGATGGTGACGCTCGATGCGAATCTGCCGCTGGATGAAGTGATCAACGTTGATATCAGCAATACGCCTGAAATGCGTGGTGTCTTTTCCCGCGTAAAACTCAACAGTGAAATTACCCGCCGCCAGATGATTCAGCTGGCGCTGATGTCTTCTGAAAACCGTGCGGCAGCCAGCCTGGCAGCGCATTATCCGGGCGGTTATTCGGCGTTTATCAACGCGATGAATGCCAAAGCGAAATCCCTCGGCATGACGCATACCCATTACGCTGAACCGACCGGACTTTCGCCACGTAACGTTTCCACGGCGCGCGATTTAACGCGGCTGCTGCTGGCGTCCCAGCGCTATCCGCTGATCGGCCAGCTCAGTACAACGGCCGAGAAAACCGCGGTGTTCAGCCATCCGGCCTACGCGCTGCCGTTCCGCAATACCAACCATCTGGTCATGAATCCGTCGTGGAGCATTCAGCTGACCAAAACCGGATATACCGATATTGCCGGTCATTGTCTGGCGATGCGAACCACCATTAACGGCAAACCGGTGACGCTGGTGGTGATGGATGCGTTCGGGAAATTCACCGCCTTTGCGGATGCGAACCGTCTGCGCACCTGGATGGAAACCGGTAAAACCGTGCCTGTTCCGCAGATTGCGAAGAACTACCGCAAGCAGAAAGAGCAGCAGAAAACACAGCCCTCCGTCGAAGAAGCCGAAGACTGA
- a CDS encoding VOC family protein: MDNKDIGLSHIAFAVKDLDASIAFYQQFAGMKVIHRRGEKGSNARPVAWLSDMTRHFALVLAEDPQSTDTKLGPFGHLGVACASKDAMDAKLAEARDAGVLRQEPTDSGAPVGYWAFLDDPDGNTLELSYGQEIGYVIGHQ; encoded by the coding sequence ATGGACAATAAAGACATCGGCCTGAGCCACATTGCTTTTGCCGTTAAAGATCTCGACGCCAGTATCGCTTTTTATCAGCAATTTGCCGGAATGAAAGTCATCCACCGGCGCGGTGAAAAAGGTTCCAACGCCCGGCCTGTTGCCTGGCTCAGCGACATGACCCGCCACTTTGCCCTCGTTCTGGCAGAAGACCCGCAATCCACCGACACTAAACTTGGCCCGTTCGGGCATCTCGGTGTTGCCTGTGCCTCGAAAGACGCGATGGACGCGAAACTCGCCGAAGCCCGTGACGCAGGCGTTTTACGTCAGGAACCGACAGATTCCGGTGCGCCCGTGGGATACTGGGCTTTTCTGGATGACCCCGATGGGAATACGCTCGAACTTTCCTACGGGCAGGAAATCGGTTATGTAATCGGCCATCAGTAA
- the dusC gene encoding tRNA dihydrouridine(16) synthase DusC encodes MRVLLAPMEGVLDPLVRELLTEVNDYDLCITEFVRVVDQLLPVKVFHRLCPELLHDSRTPSGTRVRVQLLGQYPEWLAENAARASELGSYGVDLNCGCPSKMVNGSGGGATLLKDPELIYQGAKAMRAAVPAHLPVTVKIRLGWDSLERSFEIADAVQQAGATELTVHGRTKEDGYKPERINWQAIGEIRQRLSIPVIANGEIWDYASAQACMQTTGCDAVMIGRGALNIPNLSRVVKYNESRMPWADVMVLLQKYTHLEKQGDTGLYHVARIKQWLSYLRKEYEEATELFTEVRVLKTSKEIAERINR; translated from the coding sequence ATGCGCGTATTACTGGCTCCGATGGAAGGTGTGCTTGATCCTCTGGTTCGTGAACTTCTCACTGAAGTGAACGACTACGATTTGTGCATCACCGAGTTTGTACGTGTGGTGGATCAGCTGCTTCCCGTCAAAGTCTTCCATCGCCTGTGCCCCGAATTACTGCACGACAGCCGCACGCCTTCCGGCACGCGGGTTCGTGTGCAGCTTCTCGGGCAATATCCTGAATGGCTGGCCGAAAACGCCGCCCGCGCCAGTGAACTGGGTTCTTATGGCGTCGATCTCAACTGTGGCTGCCCGTCGAAAATGGTCAACGGCAGCGGCGGAGGGGCGACGCTACTCAAAGACCCTGAGCTGATTTATCAGGGCGCAAAAGCCATGCGCGCGGCGGTTCCGGCGCATTTACCGGTGACGGTAAAAATACGTCTGGGCTGGGACTCTCTCGAGCGCAGTTTTGAAATTGCTGACGCCGTACAACAGGCGGGCGCGACAGAACTCACGGTACACGGACGCACCAAAGAAGACGGTTACAAGCCTGAGCGGATTAACTGGCAGGCAATTGGCGAAATCCGCCAGCGGCTGAGTATTCCGGTGATTGCCAACGGTGAAATCTGGGATTACGCCAGCGCACAGGCCTGCATGCAAACGACGGGTTGTGATGCCGTCATGATCGGACGCGGCGCGCTGAATATTCCTAATCTCAGCCGCGTGGTGAAGTACAACGAATCGCGTATGCCGTGGGCGGACGTGATGGTGTTACTGCAGAAATACACCCATCTGGAAAAGCAGGGCGATACCGGTTTGTATCACGTTGCGCGTATCAAACAGTGGCTGAGTTATCTGCGTAAAGAGTACGAAGAGGCAACAGAGTTATTTACTGAAGTGCGCGTGCTGAAGACGTCGAAGGAAATCGCCGAACGCATTAACCGGTGA
- a CDS encoding MFS transporter encodes MSESQSGWKDLFSAENRGSAITLSAGVALYATNSYIVITILPSVVQDIGGLAWYAWNTTLYVVCSILGSALSARLMRTAGPRGSYLMATGIFIAGAAICTVAPSMPVLLIGRALQGLGGGFLFALSYAMINLLFKESLWPRAMALISAMWGIATLVGPAVGGIFAELHAWRWAFGLLLPVTSLFGLWVWRILPKSQRDKQPEEPLPLMQLALLTGAVLVVSAGSLSSHGLVNLLGFVIAVVMMLILRHREFTAAVRLLPRNALRRSSPLYGLYLVMSLLIIGLGCELFVPYLLQHLHGQTPLAAGYITAAAAAGWTLSEVASSGWTGRRADNAIVSGPLILAVGLLLLLFTVPVAFGVPWLNISGVVLGLTLAGFGIGLGWPHLLTRVLQQAPEEDREKAGASITVVQSFAAALGAALAGTVANFSGVNQGDTGAANAAFWMFLLFAVPAFLAVWIALRSVRARQKNSGMNETLNTDLSQG; translated from the coding sequence ATGTCGGAAAGTCAGAGCGGCTGGAAGGATTTATTCAGTGCTGAAAACCGGGGCAGCGCCATCACCCTGAGTGCTGGTGTCGCGCTATACGCCACCAACAGCTACATCGTGATCACGATTTTACCCTCCGTCGTGCAGGATATCGGCGGGCTGGCGTGGTACGCGTGGAACACCACATTGTACGTCGTCTGCTCAATTCTTGGCTCGGCGCTCTCTGCCCGGCTGATGCGAACCGCCGGGCCGCGCGGCAGTTATCTCATGGCGACCGGTATTTTCATCGCCGGTGCCGCGATTTGTACCGTTGCGCCGAGTATGCCGGTGCTGCTTATCGGGCGGGCCTTGCAGGGGCTGGGCGGCGGTTTCCTGTTCGCGCTGTCTTACGCGATGATAAACCTCCTGTTTAAGGAGTCTCTCTGGCCCCGCGCGATGGCGCTGATCTCCGCCATGTGGGGAATTGCGACGCTGGTCGGCCCGGCGGTCGGCGGCATTTTTGCTGAACTGCACGCATGGCGCTGGGCGTTTGGCTTGCTCCTGCCGGTCACATCGTTATTTGGTCTGTGGGTCTGGCGGATCCTGCCGAAATCTCAGCGGGATAAACAGCCGGAAGAGCCGCTGCCGCTGATGCAACTGGCGCTGCTGACCGGCGCGGTGCTGGTGGTTTCGGCAGGTAGCTTGTCTTCGCACGGGCTGGTGAATTTGCTCGGGTTTGTAATTGCGGTCGTGATGATGCTTATCCTGCGCCACCGCGAATTTACCGCCGCCGTCAGGCTGCTGCCGCGTAATGCGCTGCGCCGTTCATCGCCGCTTTATGGCCTGTATCTGGTGATGTCATTGCTGATTATCGGGCTGGGCTGCGAACTGTTTGTGCCTTATCTGCTGCAACATCTGCACGGGCAGACACCGCTCGCCGCCGGATATATCACGGCGGCCGCTGCGGCGGGCTGGACATTAAGCGAAGTCGCCAGCTCAGGCTGGACGGGGCGTCGCGCTGATAACGCGATTGTTTCCGGTCCGCTGATTCTGGCTGTCGGCTTGCTGTTATTGCTGTTCACCGTGCCGGTCGCTTTTGGTGTGCCGTGGCTGAATATCAGCGGCGTTGTGCTCGGGCTGACGCTGGCCGGTTTCGGTATCGGGCTGGGCTGGCCGCATTTGCTGACCCGTGTGCTGCAACAGGCTCCGGAAGAAGATCGCGAAAAAGCCGGTGCGTCGATCACCGTCGTGCAGTCTTTCGCCGCTGCGCTGGGTGCGGCTCTGGCGGGAACGGTCGCTAACTTCTCCGGCGTGAATCAGGGTGATACGGGCGCTGCCAACGCCGCGTTCTGGATGTTCCTGCTGTTTGCTGTCCCCGCATTTCTGGCGGTGTGGATTGCCCTGCGTTCCGTCAGGGCGCGGCAAAAGAATAGCGGCATGAATGAAACGTTAAACACCGATTTGTCACAGGGATAA
- a CDS encoding helix-turn-helix transcriptional regulator, with protein sequence MSSNDLENKNDVRQSVAERLMTLLKTRGEMQASDAGHLLGTTGEAARQQFVKLAKDGLVEAKSISQGVGRPAQYWQLTARGHAHFPDAHADLTVQLLQLIRTSLGESALDQLITSRESQTLANYRQAMTGANSLEERLQRLTAIRTREGYMADWTLQEDGSYLFVENHCPICAAATTCQGFCRAERDVFRDVLEANVERTEHILQGARRCAYVIR encoded by the coding sequence ATGTCAAGCAATGACTTGGAAAATAAAAACGACGTCCGGCAAAGCGTCGCTGAGCGCTTAATGACGCTGCTGAAAACCCGCGGAGAAATGCAGGCCAGTGATGCAGGTCATCTTCTGGGCACGACCGGCGAAGCGGCGCGGCAGCAGTTTGTGAAGCTGGCAAAAGACGGCCTGGTGGAAGCCAAATCGATATCGCAGGGCGTCGGGCGTCCGGCGCAATACTGGCAACTTACCGCCAGAGGACACGCGCACTTTCCCGATGCGCACGCCGATCTGACCGTACAACTTCTGCAACTTATCCGCACGTCGCTGGGCGAATCGGCATTAGACCAGTTGATTACGTCACGGGAAAGCCAGACGCTGGCAAATTACCGGCAGGCCATGACTGGCGCAAATTCGCTGGAAGAGAGATTACAACGCCTGACGGCCATCCGCACCCGCGAAGGATATATGGCGGACTGGACCTTACAGGAGGACGGCAGCTATTTGTTTGTGGAAAACCACTGCCCGATTTGCGCTGCCGCAACGACCTGTCAGGGCTTTTGCCGCGCCGAGCGCGATGTGTTCCGGGATGTGCTGGAGGCAAACGTCGAGCGCACCGAGCATATTTTACAGGGCGCCCGCCGCTGTGCGTATGTGATCCGTTAG
- the rhlE gene encoding ATP-dependent RNA helicase RhlE — MSFDSLGLSAEILRAVEEQGYREPTPIQRQAIPVVLEGRDLMASAQTGTGKTAGFTLPLLNMLSHTNAQFKGRRPVRALILTPTRELAAQIGENVQAYSKYLTLRSLVVFGGVSINPQMLKLRGGVDVLIATPGRLLDLEHQRAVDLSQVEILVLDEADRMLDMGFIHDIRRVLAKLPAKRQNLLFSATFSDEIKGLASKLLTNPASVEVARRNTASEQIEQTVHFVDKKRKKELLSQMIGEGNWKQVLVFNRTKHGANHLAEQLNKDGITAAAIHGNKSQGARTRALADFKAGSVRVLVATDIAARGLDIDMLPHVVNYELPNVPEDYVHRIGRTGRAEATGEAVSLVCVDEHKLLRDIERLLKREIPRIALPGYEPDLSIKAEPIINGRQGSGGGGRGAPRQGQRPGAPRSGAPRSGAPRPGGSGQRAANGTSENRGSGENRPARSRPAHAGQRRTGTGGTGNK; from the coding sequence ATGTCATTTGATTCCCTCGGCTTAAGTGCCGAAATTTTGCGTGCTGTTGAAGAACAGGGCTATCGTGAACCTACGCCTATTCAGCGTCAGGCTATCCCTGTTGTGCTGGAAGGTCGTGACCTGATGGCGAGCGCGCAGACCGGTACCGGTAAAACCGCTGGTTTTACACTGCCGCTGCTGAACATGCTCAGCCATACCAACGCGCAATTCAAAGGACGTCGCCCGGTTCGTGCGCTGATCCTGACCCCAACCCGTGAGCTGGCGGCGCAGATTGGCGAAAACGTCCAGGCTTACAGCAAATACCTGACCCTGCGTTCGCTGGTCGTATTTGGTGGTGTGAGCATCAACCCGCAGATGTTGAAACTGCGCGGTGGCGTGGATGTTCTGATCGCAACGCCGGGTCGTTTGCTGGATCTGGAACATCAGCGTGCTGTTGATTTATCCCAGGTAGAAATTTTAGTGCTTGATGAAGCTGACCGTATGCTGGACATGGGCTTCATCCACGACATCCGTCGCGTGCTGGCGAAACTGCCTGCCAAGCGTCAGAACCTGCTGTTCTCCGCCACCTTCTCCGATGAGATCAAAGGTCTGGCGAGCAAGTTGCTGACTAACCCGGCTTCTGTTGAAGTTGCGCGTCGCAACACCGCTTCTGAGCAAATTGAACAGACCGTTCACTTTGTTGATAAGAAACGCAAAAAAGAACTGCTGTCCCAGATGATCGGCGAAGGCAACTGGAAACAGGTGCTGGTGTTCAACCGTACAAAACACGGTGCCAACCATCTGGCTGAGCAACTGAATAAAGACGGCATCACCGCCGCTGCGATTCATGGCAATAAAAGTCAGGGCGCGCGTACCCGTGCACTGGCCGATTTCAAAGCTGGTTCAGTCCGTGTACTGGTCGCAACGGATATCGCCGCGCGCGGTCTGGATATCGATATGCTGCCGCACGTCGTGAACTACGAACTGCCAAACGTACCGGAAGATTACGTTCACCGTATCGGCCGTACCGGCCGTGCAGAAGCCACCGGCGAAGCGGTTTCTCTGGTGTGCGTTGATGAACATAAATTGCTGCGTGACATCGAGCGCCTGCTGAAGCGTGAAATTCCACGCATCGCACTGCCGGGTTATGAGCCAGATTTGAGCATCAAAGCTGAGCCGATCATCAATGGTCGCCAGGGTAGCGGTGGCGGCGGTCGTGGCGCACCACGTCAGGGCCAGCGTCCGGGCGCACCGCGCTCCGGTGCTCCACGTTCAGGCGCTCCGCGTCCGGGCGGTAGTGGTCAGCGTGCGGCAAACGGCACGTCTGAAAACCGCGGTTCCGGCGAAAACCGTCCGGCACGTTCGCGTCCTGCACATGCAGGCCAGCGTCGTACCGGCACCGGCGGCACCGGCAACAAATAA
- the mdtG gene encoding multidrug efflux MFS transporter MdtG gives METWKINLISVWLGCFFTGMAMSQILPFLPLYIEQLGVTSHESLSLWSGLVFSGTFLVSAIVAPLWGSLADRKGRKLMLLRAALGMAIVMMLQGFATNVWQLFILRTLMGLTSGYIPNAMALVASQVPRDKSGWALGTLSTGQVSGVIIGPLLGGFMADHLGLRTVFFVTSGMLFISFLITFFLIKERVVPVTKANRLSGKAVFTTLPYPWLIVSLFVTTMMIQLANGSISPILTLFIRELSSHTSNIAFISGVIAAVPGVSALLAAPKLGKLGDRIGAHRILIAALVFCFLLFCLMALIKTPVQLGILRFMLGFGDGALMPAVQALLVKYSSDKVTGRIFGYNQSFMYLGNVIGPLIGSSASALFGFRWVFIVTAILVLFNTVQVWWSFRQVPTGRVRMP, from the coding sequence ATGGAAACCTGGAAAATAAACTTAATTTCCGTCTGGCTCGGGTGTTTTTTTACCGGCATGGCGATGAGTCAGATCCTGCCTTTTTTACCGCTTTACATCGAACAACTGGGTGTGACGTCTCATGAATCCCTGAGTTTGTGGTCCGGGTTGGTGTTCAGCGGAACCTTCCTGGTTTCGGCGATTGTTGCGCCGCTGTGGGGCAGCCTGGCTGACCGCAAAGGCCGCAAGCTGATGCTCCTGCGCGCCGCGCTGGGCATGGCAATTGTCATGATGTTGCAGGGTTTTGCGACCAACGTCTGGCAGCTTTTCATTCTGCGCACGCTGATGGGTTTAACGTCCGGCTATATTCCGAATGCCATGGCGCTGGTGGCCTCGCAGGTCCCGCGCGATAAAAGCGGCTGGGCGCTGGGGACGCTGTCCACCGGTCAGGTTTCCGGCGTCATTATCGGCCCGCTGCTGGGCGGCTTTATGGCCGATCATCTCGGCCTGCGCACCGTGTTTTTCGTCACCAGCGGCATGTTGTTTATCAGTTTCCTGATCACCTTTTTCCTGATTAAAGAACGCGTAGTGCCGGTCACCAAGGCCAACCGTCTGAGCGGTAAAGCGGTGTTTACCACACTTCCCTACCCGTGGCTGATTGTCAGTCTGTTCGTCACCACCATGATGATCCAGCTGGCGAACGGCTCCATCAGCCCGATACTGACGTTGTTTATCCGCGAGCTTTCGTCCCATACCAGCAATATTGCGTTTATCAGCGGCGTGATTGCCGCCGTGCCCGGCGTTTCGGCATTACTGGCTGCACCCAAACTGGGTAAACTCGGCGACCGTATCGGCGCGCACCGCATTCTCATTGCCGCGCTGGTCTTTTGCTTCCTGCTGTTCTGCCTGATGGCGCTGATCAAAACGCCGGTCCAGCTCGGCATTCTGCGTTTCATGCTCGGTTTCGGCGATGGTGCATTGATGCCTGCGGTACAGGCGTTGCTGGTGAAATACAGCAGTGACAAGGTGACTGGCCGGATATTTGGGTATAACCAGTCGTTTATGTACCTCGGGAATGTCATCGGGCCGCTGATAGGTTCCAGCGCTTCCGCACTGTTCGGGTTCCGGTGGGTGTTTATCGTGACCGCGATTCTGGTGTTGTTTAACACCGTGCAGGTGTGGTGGAGTTTCAGGCAGGTGCCAACTGGGAGAGTGAGGATGCCCTGA